GCCGTTCCGGCGGCGGGCGTGGTGGCTGAAGCCATGACGGCTCTGGTTCTGGCCGAAGCTCTCGTCGAGAAGTTTGGCGGGGACTCCATCACGGAGACCAAACGGAACATGGACAGCTACCTGGCAGCCATTCCTGCCAATCTGGATACTCAAGGCCGCTGATGATTAGGGGCCGGGATCCGGTTGGGGTGCCGGACTTTACGCCCCAACGTCCCATTGTCATGATTGGGCCCATGGCCGTGGGCAAGTCGGTCATTGGTGCCGAACTTGCCCGCGTGCTGGGCCTGAGCTTCGTGGACTCCGATCACAAGATTGTGGCCAAACACGGGACCATTCCGCGGATTTTTGCCGCCAAAGGTGAGCATCATTTCCGGCAGCTGGAAGCCAAGGCCATCGCCGATGTCCTGGACGCGCCGGCCCCGGCACCCGTGGTCCTGTCCTTGGGCGGCGGCGCCGTCCTGGACTCCGGAACCCAACAGTTGCTGGCCCGCACCACAGTAGTTTTCCTGCGCGCAGAACTGGACACCGTCCGGGAGCGCATTACCCGCAGTACCGGCCGGCCCCTCCTGGCGGCGGATCCCGTTGCCACGTGGGAACGCCTCGCGGCCGTCCGCGGCCCCGTATACGCCAGACTGGCCGACATCACTCTTGATGTTGGCGACTCCAATGTGCCGCAGCTTGTTGAGCGGCTGATCCACCTGCTGGAAACAGAATCAAGGAAAGAGAATTCTTAAACCGTGAATATTCAGAACACTCCCGCAGCACCGAACACTGTCATCAAGGTCACCGGCGTCTTGCCGCAGGACAACTACGACGTCGTAGTGGGCCGTGGACTGCTGGCCCACCTTCCGGAACTCCTAGGTGAGCGGGTCAAAAAGGTTTTGGTGATCCACCCCCGTGCGCTGCGCATGACAGGTGACGCCGTACGTGACGAGCTGGAGGCCGCAGGCTTCACGGCACTCACGGCCGAGATCCCCGACGCCGAAGAAGGTAAGCACATTCAGGTGGCTTCCTTCTGCTGGGAAGTGCTGGGTAAGAATGATTTCACCCGTTCCGACGCCGTGGTGGCTGTGGGCGGTGGCGCCGTAACAGACGTCGCCGGTTTCGTGGCAGCAACGTGGCTGCGCGGGGTCAAGCTCGTCACCATGCCCACCTCACTGCTGGGCATGGTGGACGCCGCCGTAGGTGGCAAGAACGGTATCAACACCGCCGAGGGCAAGAACCTGGTGGGCACGTTCTACCCGCCGGCAGGTGTCCTGGTCGATCTGGACACCCTGGACACGCTGCCGCGCAATGAACTCATCTCCGGCATGGCTGAGGTGGTCAAGTGCGGTTTCATTGCAGACCCCGCTATCCTCGATCTGGTCGAAGCTAACCCGGAAGCTGTGACGGATCCGCGCTCAGACGTGCTCCGTGAACTCATTGAACGCTCCATCAGCGTCAAGGCCAAGGTTGTCTCCGAGGATCTGAAGGAAACCGGCCTGCGGGAAATCTTGAACTACGGACACACCCTGGGGCACGCCATTGAGCTCACGGAACGGTATTCCTGGCGTCATGGTGCCGCTGTTGCCGTCGGCATGATGTTTGCGGCCGAACTGGCCCGCAGCGTGGGACGCCTCAGCGATGCGGATGCTGACCGGCACCGCACCATCCTTGACTTGCTGGGTCTGCCCCTGAGTTACCGGCGCGACCGCTGGCAGGCACTGCTGGATGGCATGAAGCGGGACAAGAAGTCCCGTGGCGATCTGCTGCGCTTTGTGGTGCTCGACGGCATTGGCCGCCCCGGCATCCTCGACGTTCCCGACCAATCCCTGCTCTTTGCCGCCTACCAAGAAATAGCGTCCTGACATGGGATTGAAAGATTGGCCCTCCGCCGGATTCCCGGGCACCGCCGTCAACCCCATGACGCT
The Arthrobacter alpinus genome window above contains:
- the aroB gene encoding 3-dehydroquinate synthase, which codes for MQNTPAAPNTVIKVTGVLPQDNYDVVVGRGLLAHLPELLGERVKKVLVIHPRALRMTGDAVRDELEAAGFTALTAEIPDAEEGKHIQVASFCWEVLGKNDFTRSDAVVAVGGGAVTDVAGFVAATWLRGVKLVTMPTSLLGMVDAAVGGKNGINTAEGKNLVGTFYPPAGVLVDLDTLDTLPRNELISGMAEVVKCGFIADPAILDLVEANPEAVTDPRSDVLRELIERSISVKAKVVSEDLKETGLREILNYGHTLGHAIELTERYSWRHGAAVAVGMMFAAELARSVGRLSDADADRHRTILDLLGLPLSYRRDRWQALLDGMKRDKKSRGDLLRFVVLDGIGRPGILDVPDQSLLFAAYQEIAS
- a CDS encoding shikimate kinase, coding for MIRGRDPVGVPDFTPQRPIVMIGPMAVGKSVIGAELARVLGLSFVDSDHKIVAKHGTIPRIFAAKGEHHFRQLEAKAIADVLDAPAPAPVVLSLGGGAVLDSGTQQLLARTTVVFLRAELDTVRERITRSTGRPLLAADPVATWERLAAVRGPVYARLADITLDVGDSNVPQLVERLIHLLETESRKENS